One part of the Lapillicoccus jejuensis genome encodes these proteins:
- a CDS encoding sucrase ferredoxin, whose product MTPPTARSAPDACSVVWDGAGDATAYGTAAPATFWVGLEQPGPWGRAALTQSRLPADVGVRLGTACTSRGGRLALLRAPGDHPAHGEGRPRQVYVAWTGAPGAPAFLLGARVARAEDLDALDVDALARGDEAAVRASLPGLAPAEPVLLVCTNGRRDVCCAVRGRPVALAGHAAHPGRVWECSHTGGHRFSPTGVLLPWGRTLARLSPDDVTTALLAADAGRLAPALLGPWHDRGASGLPPQAQVAESAVRAQLGDDDPASLGVVLTGDRLAEVTHRDGRRWRVALRVEEGAPRRNSCGEAAVGARTWAADLTPL is encoded by the coding sequence ATGACGCCCCCCACCGCCCGCAGCGCGCCCGACGCGTGCTCGGTGGTGTGGGACGGCGCGGGCGACGCGACGGCGTACGGGACCGCGGCGCCGGCGACGTTCTGGGTCGGGCTCGAGCAGCCAGGCCCGTGGGGGCGTGCCGCGCTGACCCAGTCGCGGCTGCCCGCCGACGTCGGGGTGCGGCTCGGCACCGCCTGCACGTCGCGCGGTGGCCGGCTCGCGCTGCTGCGCGCCCCGGGTGACCACCCCGCGCACGGCGAGGGGCGGCCGCGGCAGGTGTACGTCGCCTGGACCGGCGCCCCGGGCGCGCCCGCCTTCCTCCTGGGGGCGCGGGTGGCACGGGCCGAGGACCTCGACGCGCTCGACGTCGACGCGCTGGCCCGCGGCGACGAGGCCGCCGTCCGGGCGTCGCTGCCCGGGCTCGCCCCGGCCGAGCCGGTGCTGCTGGTCTGCACCAACGGGCGGCGCGACGTGTGCTGCGCGGTGCGGGGCCGACCCGTCGCCCTCGCCGGGCACGCCGCCCACCCCGGCCGGGTGTGGGAGTGCTCGCACACCGGCGGTCACCGCTTCTCCCCCACCGGCGTCCTGCTTCCCTGGGGCCGCACCCTCGCCCGGCTCTCCCCCGACGACGTGACCACCGCCCTCCTCGCGGCCGACGCCGGGCGCCTGGCCCCCGCGCTGCTCGGCCCCTGGCACGACCGCGGCGCGAGCGGCCTGCCGCCGCAGGCCCAGGTCGCCGAGTCCGCCGTACGGGCGCAGCTCGGTGACGACGACCCGGCCTCGCTCGGCGTGGTCCTGACCGGTGACCGGCTCGCCGAGGTGACCCACCGCGACGGCCGCCGCTGGCGCGTCGCCCTGCGGGTCGAGGAGGGCGCGCCCAGGCGCAACTCGTGCGGCGAGGCCGCCGTCGGCGCCCGCACCTGGGCCGCCGACCTCACCCCCCTCTGA
- a CDS encoding aldo/keto reductase yields the protein MTNLTFGPVVLGGNVFGWTASREESFAVLDAFLEGGGVAIDTADSYMQRAPGNSGGESETIIGEWLESRGVRDRVQVHTKVFSKHDRPGLSASNVALAVDESLKRLRTDHVDLLYAHRDDHDVPQEEYVEAFDRLVRAGKVREVGASNFSAGRLSSALDLAAEHGWTPFTVAQDHWNLVERELEHTLVPTLRERGIVELPYFSLAAGFLTGKYRPGQTPDSARSESAGAYLAKQGATELLTTLDDVAGAHGVSVAAVALAWLREQDPVGAPIASARTLEQVAPLLESATLELSRTELDALTSASDVVTGSAAA from the coding sequence ATGACGAACCTGACCTTCGGTCCCGTGGTGCTCGGCGGCAACGTCTTCGGCTGGACGGCCTCGCGCGAGGAGTCCTTCGCGGTCCTCGACGCCTTCCTCGAGGGCGGCGGCGTGGCGATCGACACCGCCGACTCCTACATGCAGCGCGCGCCGGGCAACTCCGGCGGCGAGTCCGAGACGATCATCGGCGAGTGGCTGGAGTCGCGCGGGGTGCGCGACCGGGTCCAGGTGCACACCAAGGTGTTCAGCAAGCACGACCGGCCGGGGCTGTCGGCGAGCAACGTCGCGCTCGCCGTCGACGAGTCGCTGAAGCGGCTGCGCACCGACCACGTCGACCTGCTCTACGCGCACCGCGACGACCACGACGTGCCGCAGGAGGAGTACGTCGAGGCGTTCGACCGCCTCGTGCGGGCGGGCAAGGTCCGCGAGGTCGGGGCCTCGAACTTCTCCGCAGGCCGGCTCTCGTCGGCGCTGGACCTCGCCGCCGAGCACGGGTGGACGCCGTTCACGGTGGCGCAGGACCACTGGAACCTCGTCGAGCGCGAGCTCGAGCACACCCTCGTGCCGACGCTGCGCGAGCGCGGGATCGTCGAGCTGCCGTACTTCTCGTTGGCGGCCGGGTTCCTCACCGGGAAGTACCGGCCCGGGCAGACGCCGGACTCGGCCCGCTCGGAGAGCGCCGGCGCCTACCTGGCCAAGCAGGGCGCGACCGAGCTGCTGACCACCCTCGACGACGTCGCCGGCGCCCACGGGGTGTCGGTCGCCGCGGTCGCCCTGGCCTGGCTGCGCGAGCAGGACCCGGTCGGCGCGCCGATCGCCAGCGCCCGGACGCTGGAGCAGGTCGCGCCGCTCCTGGAGTCGGCGACCCTCGAGCTGTCCCGGACCGAGCTCGACGCCCTGACCAGCGCCTCCGACGTCGTCACCGGCTCCGCCGCCGCCTGA
- a CDS encoding tetratricopeptide repeat protein: MTTLTSPPTDPFLDGPDGSDHDGPPPETPQARSERLARRRRLVVWSLPVVLVVLAVALKLLTMVALGQQARSAWDQGNITSLQSAGDRLGFLDLIERHKAPFARGDAKVLAGDLDGARAQFERALSLAPADGLENCQIRVNLAAALEKLGDAARSSSGGLAAATPYYDREQEVAAAAPPGCFQPGGQGTGQQLDQAQQRARDKSRATPSQPGQDQQQGEQGQQPDPSKEQQLDQKTKENQQQRDQGAQGQRDSGSDGLPHVDKPW; this comes from the coding sequence GTGACCACCCTCACGAGCCCGCCGACCGACCCGTTCCTCGACGGGCCCGACGGGTCCGACCACGACGGGCCGCCCCCCGAGACGCCGCAGGCGCGCTCGGAGCGGCTGGCCCGCCGGCGACGGCTCGTCGTGTGGTCGCTGCCGGTCGTCCTCGTCGTGCTCGCCGTCGCGCTCAAGCTGCTGACGATGGTCGCGCTCGGGCAGCAGGCGCGCTCGGCGTGGGACCAGGGCAACATCACCTCGCTGCAGTCCGCCGGCGACCGGCTGGGGTTCCTCGACCTGATCGAGCGGCACAAGGCGCCGTTCGCGCGGGGCGACGCGAAGGTGCTCGCCGGCGACCTCGACGGCGCCCGGGCCCAGTTCGAGCGGGCGCTGAGCCTGGCGCCCGCCGACGGGCTGGAGAACTGCCAGATCCGCGTCAACCTCGCGGCCGCGCTGGAGAAGCTCGGTGACGCGGCGCGCTCCTCCTCCGGCGGGCTGGCCGCGGCCACGCCCTACTACGACCGCGAGCAGGAGGTCGCGGCCGCCGCCCCGCCCGGCTGCTTCCAGCCCGGCGGGCAGGGCACGGGGCAGCAGCTGGACCAGGCGCAGCAGCGGGCCCGCGACAAGAGCCGGGCGACGCCGTCGCAGCCGGGGCAGGACCAGCAGCAGGGCGAGCAGGGCCAGCAGCCGGACCCGAGCAAGGAGCAGCAGCTGGACCAGAAGACCAAGGAGAACCAGCAGCAGCGCGACCAGGGCGCGCAGGGCCAGCGCGACTCGGGCAGCGACGGGCTGCCGCACGTCGACAAGCCCTGGTAG
- a CDS encoding VWA domain-containing protein, whose translation MSLTFLPVVPWLVLLLVAVVAGVLVWAPPGRDEPAQPTTARVRRSGLVVLLLVAATRPGLPGGQVDLRTSDLDVFLVMDTTVSMNAEDWQGGRTRFEGAKQDAEAIAARLPGAHYSLITFDHEAVTRLPLTSDAQALGTALDILTLETSSYSRGSSTTVAGPDVAAALQREKDAHPERARVVFYLGDGEQTADGALEPFAVDPALVGGGAVLGYGTAAGGRMRQTDQGADGYVDDPSTGEPALSRLDESNLQAIARQLKVPYLHRTAADGAAGIVARVRLDDSARSAASDERSVAGRVELYWVALLGLAGLAAWEAAATLAGVWTTRRRTGSRSGTEQQPPVTRPANAGGRR comes from the coding sequence GTGAGCCTCACCTTCCTGCCCGTCGTGCCGTGGCTGGTGCTGCTGCTCGTCGCCGTCGTCGCCGGGGTGCTCGTCTGGGCACCCCCCGGCCGGGACGAGCCGGCCCAGCCGACCACGGCGCGGGTACGACGCTCCGGCCTCGTCGTGCTGCTGCTGGTCGCGGCGACCCGCCCGGGGCTGCCGGGGGGCCAGGTCGACCTGCGGACCAGCGACCTCGACGTCTTCCTCGTCATGGACACGACGGTGTCGATGAACGCCGAGGACTGGCAGGGGGGCCGGACCCGTTTCGAGGGGGCCAAGCAGGACGCCGAGGCCATCGCCGCACGGCTGCCGGGGGCGCACTACTCCCTCATCACCTTCGACCACGAGGCGGTGACCCGGCTGCCGCTCACGTCCGACGCCCAGGCCCTCGGGACCGCGCTCGACATCCTCACCCTCGAGACGTCGTCGTACTCGCGCGGGTCGAGCACCACCGTGGCCGGCCCCGACGTCGCCGCGGCGCTCCAGCGCGAGAAGGACGCCCACCCCGAGCGGGCGCGGGTCGTGTTCTACCTCGGCGACGGGGAGCAGACCGCCGACGGCGCGCTGGAGCCCTTCGCGGTCGACCCGGCGCTCGTCGGCGGCGGCGCCGTCCTCGGCTACGGCACCGCCGCGGGCGGCCGGATGCGCCAGACCGACCAGGGGGCCGACGGCTACGTCGACGACCCGTCCACCGGCGAGCCGGCCCTGTCCCGGCTCGACGAGAGCAACCTGCAGGCCATCGCGCGGCAGCTGAAGGTGCCCTACCTGCACCGCACCGCCGCCGACGGCGCCGCCGGCATCGTCGCCCGGGTCCGGCTCGACGACAGCGCCCGCTCCGCCGCCTCCGACGAGCGCTCGGTCGCCGGGCGGGTCGAGCTGTACTGGGTCGCCCTCCTCGGCCTCGCCGGGCTGGCGGCGTGGGAGGCGGCGGCGACCCTCGCCGGGGTGTGGACCACGCGACGCCGTACGGGGTCGCGGAGCGGGACCGAGCAGCAGCCGCCCGTGACACGACCCGCGAACGCAGGAGGACGCCGGTGA
- a CDS encoding VWA domain-containing protein — MELRQPWVLVPAVAGVLVLVGVLWLVLGRRRRTGTVALANTELLRRLPEFLAAVRRHRLRETAVAVLALAVAAAAVVGAARPVERQVLQRSQDNRDIVLCLDVSGSMIDVDAQLIDTFSRLAEGFRGERLSLVIFNSTAVPVFPLTDDYDFVTAQLARARDALQTLDPEDSFFAGTLNGDGSSLIGDGLATCARSFDHPELQRTRSIVLATDNEAAGRSLFSLPEAGQLAQREQVQVYGINPSDSPASSPAREMRSVVTATGGLYYALGDDGAVPQILEQVTRREGSRIPATPQVVTTDQPTTQVVLAGAALLALLLVRRLRWRRGSS; from the coding sequence GTGGAGCTGAGGCAGCCGTGGGTCCTCGTCCCCGCCGTCGCGGGCGTCCTCGTGCTGGTCGGGGTGCTGTGGCTGGTGCTGGGGCGACGACGTCGTACGGGCACCGTCGCGCTCGCCAACACCGAGCTGCTGCGCCGGCTGCCCGAGTTCCTGGCCGCCGTCCGACGCCACCGGCTGCGCGAGACGGCGGTCGCCGTCCTCGCCCTCGCGGTCGCCGCGGCGGCGGTCGTCGGGGCCGCCCGCCCGGTCGAGCGCCAGGTGCTGCAGCGCAGCCAGGACAACCGCGACATCGTCCTGTGCCTCGACGTGTCCGGGTCGATGATCGACGTCGACGCGCAGCTCATCGACACCTTCTCCCGGCTCGCCGAGGGCTTCCGCGGGGAGCGCCTGTCGCTCGTCATCTTCAACTCGACCGCGGTGCCCGTCTTCCCGCTCACCGACGACTACGACTTCGTCACCGCGCAGCTGGCCCGCGCGCGGGACGCGCTGCAGACCCTCGACCCCGAGGACAGCTTCTTCGCCGGCACCCTCAACGGCGACGGCAGCTCGCTCATCGGCGACGGCCTGGCCACGTGCGCCCGCTCCTTCGACCACCCCGAGCTGCAGCGGACCCGCTCGATCGTCCTCGCGACCGACAACGAGGCCGCGGGCCGCTCGCTCTTCAGCCTCCCCGAGGCCGGCCAGCTGGCGCAGCGCGAGCAGGTGCAGGTCTACGGGATCAACCCCTCGGACAGCCCGGCGTCCTCGCCGGCGCGCGAGATGCGCTCGGTCGTCACCGCCACCGGCGGGCTCTACTACGCGCTCGGCGACGACGGCGCCGTCCCGCAGATCCTCGAGCAGGTGACCCGGCGCGAGGGCAGCCGGATCCCGGCCACCCCGCAGGTCGTCACCACCGACCAGCCCACCACGCAGGTCGTGCTCGCGGGGGCGGCGCTGCTCGCCCTGCTCCTCGTGCGGCGGCTGCGCTGGCGCCGGGGGTCGTCGTGA
- a CDS encoding DUF58 domain-containing protein, which produces MTALLTKVKSRLFVVAHRKTWGMLDGEYTSVFRGRSLDYDDLREYVPGDEVRDIDWKATARHGSPLVKRYVATRQHQLLLVVDTGRGMAAQAASGEAKWQVAVSAAGLLGYLALRHGDLVGLVEGDAGSTRPHPVKAGEAHLERLLRAVATRTTLESGDSRLVEQLRYVAEHYRRRMLVLVVADDHEVDEEELALVRRLHAQHEILWVGVEDADPTTTARGATAYDVADAAVLPPQLRLDRRLAQAYALAVAERRETLGRTLERLGIVHVRVGSSDAALAAVFRLLERQRRRGR; this is translated from the coding sequence ATGACGGCGCTGCTGACGAAGGTCAAGAGCAGGCTCTTCGTCGTCGCGCACCGCAAGACGTGGGGGATGCTGGACGGGGAGTACACCTCGGTCTTCCGCGGCCGCAGCCTCGACTACGACGACCTGCGCGAGTACGTCCCCGGCGACGAGGTCCGCGACATCGACTGGAAGGCCACCGCGCGGCACGGCTCGCCGCTGGTCAAGCGGTACGTCGCCACGCGCCAGCACCAGCTGCTCCTCGTCGTCGACACCGGCCGGGGGATGGCCGCGCAGGCCGCGTCGGGTGAGGCGAAGTGGCAGGTCGCGGTGAGCGCGGCCGGGCTGCTCGGCTACCTCGCGCTGCGGCACGGTGACCTCGTCGGCCTCGTCGAGGGCGACGCCGGCTCCACCCGCCCGCACCCGGTCAAGGCCGGCGAGGCGCACCTCGAGCGGCTGCTGCGCGCCGTCGCCACGCGCACGACGCTCGAGTCGGGGGACAGCCGCTTGGTCGAGCAGCTGCGCTACGTCGCCGAGCACTACCGGCGCCGGATGCTCGTCCTCGTCGTCGCCGACGACCACGAGGTGGACGAGGAGGAGCTCGCGCTCGTGCGCCGGCTGCACGCCCAGCACGAGATCCTCTGGGTCGGGGTCGAGGACGCCGACCCCACGACCACCGCGCGCGGCGCGACGGCGTACGACGTCGCGGACGCCGCCGTCCTGCCGCCGCAGCTGCGCCTGGACCGGCGGCTGGCGCAGGCCTACGCCCTTGCCGTCGCCGAGCGGCGCGAGACGCTGGGTCGCACGCTCGAGCGGCTCGGCATCGTCCACGTCCGGGTCGGCTCGAGCGACGCCGCCCTGGCCGCCGTGTTCCGGCTCCTGGAGAGGCAGCGACGTCGTGGGCGGTGA
- a CDS encoding AAA family ATPase: MDDHAQEPATADAQAPQTPVEPADAVPYRGAAPASGPLRPDEVAWAQTTLRSVSAAFGGRVVGQARLQETLLIGLLTGGHVLLESVPGLAKTTAASTLAHAVSGSFRRIQCTPDLLPSDIVGTQVYDAGKAVFETHLGPVHANFVLLDEINRSSAKTQSAMLEAMQERQTSIGGRGYPLPEPFLVLATQNPIEQEGTYPLPEAQLDRFMLKDVLDYPTLEEEAEVLHRIDQGVFTGEQRAVVALDDVRRLQALTRRVYVDPAIVRYAVGVVYVTRHADRYIDPAQARYIDIGASPRASIAFVQAARARAVLAGRDHVVPDDVKALAHRVLRHRVVLGFEAVAEDVRVESLVDALVATVRTP; the protein is encoded by the coding sequence ATGGACGACCACGCCCAGGAGCCGGCGACCGCGGACGCGCAGGCACCGCAGACCCCGGTCGAGCCGGCCGACGCCGTCCCCTATCGGGGGGCTGCGCCGGCCTCCGGCCCGCTGCGCCCCGACGAGGTCGCCTGGGCGCAGACGACGCTCCGCTCGGTCTCCGCGGCCTTCGGCGGACGCGTCGTCGGGCAGGCCCGCCTGCAGGAGACGCTGCTCATCGGGCTGCTGACCGGCGGGCACGTCCTGCTCGAGTCGGTCCCCGGGCTGGCCAAGACGACGGCCGCCTCGACGCTGGCCCACGCCGTGTCCGGCTCGTTCCGCCGCATCCAGTGCACCCCCGACCTGCTGCCGAGCGACATCGTAGGCACCCAGGTGTACGACGCCGGCAAGGCCGTCTTCGAGACCCACCTCGGCCCCGTGCACGCCAACTTCGTCCTCCTCGACGAGATCAACCGCTCGAGCGCGAAGACCCAGTCGGCGATGCTCGAGGCGATGCAGGAGCGGCAGACCTCGATCGGCGGCCGCGGCTACCCGCTGCCCGAGCCGTTCCTCGTCCTGGCCACGCAGAACCCCATCGAGCAGGAGGGCACCTACCCGCTGCCCGAGGCCCAGCTCGACCGGTTCATGCTCAAGGACGTCCTCGACTACCCCACGCTGGAGGAGGAGGCCGAGGTCCTGCACCGCATCGACCAGGGCGTCTTCACCGGCGAGCAGCGGGCCGTCGTCGCCCTCGACGACGTCCGCCGCCTGCAGGCCCTCACCCGCCGGGTGTACGTCGACCCGGCGATCGTGCGCTACGCCGTCGGCGTCGTCTACGTCACCCGCCACGCGGACCGGTACATCGACCCGGCGCAGGCCCGCTACATCGACATCGGGGCCAGCCCGCGGGCCAGCATCGCCTTCGTCCAGGCCGCCCGGGCCCGGGCCGTCCTCGCCGGGCGCGACCACGTCGTGCCCGACGACGTCAAGGCGCTGGCCCACCGGGTGCTGCGCCACCGGGTCGTCCTCGGCTTCGAGGCCGTGGCCGAGGACGTCCGGGTCGAGTCCCTCGTCGACGCCCTCGTGGCGACGGTGCGCACGCCCTGA
- a CDS encoding DNA gyrase/topoisomerase IV subunit B: MSTVARTDPGAYTARHLQVLEGLEAVRKRPGMYIGSRDSKGLMHCLWEIIDNAVDEALAGHGERIDVVLHPDRSVEVRDRARGIPVDIEPRTGLTGVEVVFTKLHAGGKFGGSSYAATGGLHGVGASVVNALSGRLDVEVDRAGKTYGMSFRRGEPGVYDDTATGGAPGPDAPFTPYVKGSELRLVGKARRGVTGTRIRFWPDHQIFEKDAELDYAALADRARQTSFLIPGLQLVVRDERGLPGTPGESGPSEEVFHHDGGITEFVEFLAPDAPVTDVWRLQGSGTFRETVPVLDATGQMTPTELERECTVDVALRWGTGYDTRMQSYVNIITTPKGGTHVQGFEQALLKVFRKQLELNARRLKVGTDKVEKDDIAAGLTAVVTVRLAEPQFEGQTKEVLGTSAVRAIVSRVIEQELTDRITNPPRGQKGGPALLLEKVVSEMKSRISARLHKETQRRKTALESSSLPGKLKDCRTHEVGRSELFIVEGDSALGTAKEARNSEYQALLPIRGKILNVQKASVAEMLKNAECAAIIQVIGAGSGRTFDLDSARYGKVIVMSDADVDGAHIRTLLLTLFFRYMRPLVEAGRVYAAMPPLHRLEVINQNKRNDYVYTYNEAEMRRTRASLEKRGKRVKEPPQRYKGLGEMDADQLAETTMDPRHRTLRRVTLTEAERAESVFELLMGNDVAPRKDFIIDSAAALDRARIDA; this comes from the coding sequence TTGTCCACCGTCGCCCGCACCGACCCCGGCGCCTACACCGCCCGCCACCTGCAGGTCCTCGAGGGCCTCGAGGCGGTCCGCAAGCGCCCGGGGATGTACATCGGGTCCCGCGACAGCAAGGGGCTGATGCACTGCCTGTGGGAGATCATCGACAACGCGGTCGACGAGGCCCTCGCCGGCCACGGCGAGCGGATCGACGTCGTCCTGCACCCCGACCGCTCGGTCGAGGTCCGCGACCGGGCCCGCGGCATCCCCGTCGACATCGAGCCGCGCACCGGGCTGACCGGCGTCGAGGTCGTCTTCACCAAGCTGCACGCGGGCGGCAAGTTCGGCGGGTCGTCGTACGCCGCCACCGGCGGTCTGCACGGCGTCGGCGCCTCGGTGGTCAATGCCCTCTCCGGGCGGCTCGACGTCGAGGTCGACCGGGCCGGGAAGACCTACGGGATGAGCTTCCGGCGCGGCGAGCCGGGGGTGTACGACGACACGGCGACCGGCGGTGCGCCCGGCCCCGACGCGCCCTTCACGCCCTACGTCAAGGGCAGCGAGCTGCGGCTGGTCGGCAAGGCCCGCCGCGGCGTCACCGGCACCCGCATCCGGTTCTGGCCGGACCACCAGATCTTCGAGAAGGACGCCGAGCTCGACTACGCCGCGCTGGCCGACCGCGCCCGGCAGACCTCGTTCCTCATCCCCGGGCTCCAGCTCGTCGTCCGCGACGAGCGCGGGCTTCCCGGCACGCCGGGGGAGTCCGGCCCGAGCGAGGAGGTCTTCCACCACGACGGCGGGATCACCGAGTTCGTCGAGTTCCTCGCCCCGGACGCGCCCGTCACCGACGTGTGGCGGCTGCAGGGCTCCGGCACGTTCCGCGAGACGGTGCCGGTGCTCGACGCGACCGGGCAGATGACCCCGACCGAGCTCGAGCGCGAGTGCACCGTCGACGTCGCGCTGCGCTGGGGCACCGGCTACGACACCCGGATGCAGTCCTACGTCAACATCATCACCACCCCCAAGGGCGGCACCCACGTCCAGGGCTTCGAGCAGGCGCTGCTCAAGGTCTTCCGCAAGCAGCTCGAGCTCAACGCCCGCCGGCTCAAGGTCGGCACCGACAAGGTCGAGAAGGACGACATCGCCGCCGGCCTGACCGCCGTCGTCACCGTCCGGCTCGCCGAGCCGCAGTTCGAGGGGCAGACCAAGGAGGTCCTCGGCACCTCCGCGGTCCGGGCGATCGTCTCGCGCGTCATCGAGCAGGAGCTGACCGACCGGATCACCAACCCGCCGCGCGGGCAGAAGGGCGGCCCGGCCCTGCTGCTGGAGAAGGTCGTCTCCGAGATGAAGTCGCGGATCAGCGCGCGGCTGCACAAGGAGACCCAGCGCCGCAAGACCGCGCTCGAGTCCTCGTCGCTGCCGGGCAAGCTCAAGGACTGCCGCACCCACGAGGTCGGCCGCTCCGAGCTGTTCATCGTCGAGGGCGACAGCGCGCTCGGCACGGCCAAGGAGGCGCGCAACAGCGAGTACCAGGCGCTGCTGCCGATCCGCGGCAAGATCCTCAACGTCCAGAAGGCGTCCGTCGCCGAGATGCTCAAGAACGCCGAGTGCGCCGCGATCATCCAGGTCATCGGCGCCGGGTCGGGACGCACCTTCGACCTCGACTCCGCGCGCTACGGCAAGGTCATCGTCATGAGCGACGCCGACGTCGACGGTGCGCACATCCGCACCCTGCTGCTGACGCTGTTCTTCCGCTACATGCGTCCGCTGGTCGAGGCCGGCCGGGTCTACGCGGCGATGCCGCCGCTGCACCGGCTCGAGGTCATCAACCAGAACAAGCGCAACGACTACGTCTACACCTACAACGAGGCCGAGATGCGCCGCACCCGTGCGTCGCTGGAGAAGCGCGGCAAGCGGGTCAAGGAGCCGCCGCAGCGTTACAAGGGCCTCGGCGAGATGGACGCCGACCAGCTGGCCGAGACGACGATGGACCCGCGCCACCGCACCCTGCGCCGGGTGACGCTCACCGAGGCCGAGCGCGCCGAGTCGGTCTTCGAGCTGCTCATGGGCAACGACGTCGCCCCGCGCAAGGACTTCATCATCGACTCCGCCGCGGCGCTGGACCGCGCCCGCATCGACGCCTGA
- a CDS encoding DUF7455 domain-containing protein, translated as MNTTLAPSLSAADRCDRCGAQAYIRARLTTGGELLFCAHHGRQHLPQLQSQASEIQDETDRLGRDQEDAVR; from the coding sequence GTGAACACGACGCTGGCTCCCAGCCTCAGCGCGGCCGACCGGTGCGACCGTTGCGGCGCCCAGGCCTACATTCGCGCCCGCCTCACGACCGGCGGCGAGCTGCTGTTCTGCGCGCACCACGGGCGGCAGCACCTCCCGCAGCTCCAGTCCCAGGCGAGCGAGATCCAGGACGAGACCGACCGTCTCGGCCGTGACCAGGAGGACGCCGTCCGCTGA
- a CDS encoding DUF456 domain-containing protein: MGVTLTVLLMLVGMVGIVVPVLPGLALVAASTAVWAGLHHDRRAWVVVGVCAVVYLVGLVVRYLVPGRRLRGAGVGSWTLALSVVVALVAGVLLPVVGAPVGFVGAIFLVEAGRHRDAARAWRVTRSALAAVGVSVLVELTAAWVVASTWAAGVLLLGAA; encoded by the coding sequence GTGGGCGTGACGCTGACGGTGCTCCTCATGCTCGTGGGCATGGTCGGCATCGTCGTGCCCGTCCTGCCGGGCCTGGCGCTCGTGGCGGCGTCGACGGCGGTGTGGGCCGGGCTGCACCACGACCGCCGGGCGTGGGTCGTGGTCGGGGTGTGCGCCGTCGTCTACCTCGTCGGCCTCGTCGTGCGGTACCTCGTGCCCGGCCGGCGGCTGCGGGGCGCGGGGGTGGGCTCGTGGACGCTGGCGCTGTCCGTCGTCGTCGCCCTCGTCGCCGGGGTCCTGCTGCCCGTCGTCGGCGCGCCCGTGGGGTTCGTCGGCGCGATCTTCCTCGTCGAGGCGGGCCGGCACCGCGACGCCGCGCGGGCGTGGCGGGTGACCCGGTCCGCCCTGGCCGCCGTCGGGGTGTCCGTCCTCGTCGAGCTGACGGCGGCGTGGGTCGTCGCCAGCACCTGGGCCGCGGGCGTGCTCCTGCTCGGCGCCGCGTAG